From the genome of Desulfobaculum xiamenense:
AAGAGCATGATCTTCGGCTTCATGGCCAGCGCACGGGCGATAGCCACGCGCTGCTGCTGACCGCCGGAGAGCATGGCCGGATACACGCCCGCCTTGTTGGGGATGCCGACCTTGGTCAGCAGTTCCATGGCGGTCTGCTCGGCTTCGTGCTTGGGCACGCGCTTGAGACGCATGGGGGCCATGGTGAGGTTTTCGAGCACGGTCTTATGGGGGAAGAGGTTGAAGCTCTGGAAGACCATGCCCAGTTCCTGACGGATGGCGTTGATGTTGTTGGAGCGGTCGTTCACGTCGAGTCCGTCAACGATGATGCTGCCACCGTCAATGGTTTCGAGGCGGTTCATGGAGCGCAGCAGCGTGGACTTGCCCGATCCACTGGGGCCGATGATGACGACCTTCTCGCCGCGCGCCACGTCGAGGCTGACGTTGTCGAGGGCGCGCAGTGCGCCATAATTCTTGTGAACGCCCTGTATGCGGATGATGGGATCAGTCGCGGTCATAGTAGTGCAACCTCGCTTCCATGTGGCTTACGGCCTTGGACAGGACAAGCG
Proteins encoded in this window:
- a CDS encoding amino acid ABC transporter ATP-binding protein codes for the protein MTATDPIIRIQGVHKNYGALRALDNVSLDVARGEKVVIIGPSGSGKSTLLRSMNRLETIDGGSIIVDGLDVNDRSNNINAIRQELGMVFQSFNLFPHKTVLENLTMAPMRLKRVPKHEAEQTAMELLTKVGIPNKAGVYPAMLSGGQQQRVAIARALAMKPKIMLFDEPTSALDPEMIGEVLDVMVTLAREGMTMVVVTHEMGFAREVADRVVFMDAGRILEIGTPEHFFQSPTNERAQLFMKQIL